From Allofrancisella guangzhouensis, a single genomic window includes:
- the ruvB gene encoding Holliday junction branch migration DNA helicase RuvB, translating to MIETDRIISANSIQSSDEKTIDRAIRPKTLADYEGQPNVREQMEIFIQAAKSRNDALDHTLIFGPPGLGKTTLSNIIANEMGVELKQTSGPVLEKAGDLAALLTNLEENDVLFIDEIHRLSPVIEEILYPAMEDYQLDIMIGEGPAARSIKIDLPAFTLVGATTRAGLLTSPLRDRFGIIQRLEFYSIDDLSKIVYRSAKLLDLDITEDGAREIAKRSRGTPRIANRLLRRVRDYAQVKASGKITLEIADKALTMLKVDPVGFDHMDHKYLLTLMEKFGGGPVGLDTMAAALSEEKGTIEDVIEPYLIQQGYIMRTARGRIATLLAYNHFKLKIPDNLNSQQQPDLSI from the coding sequence ATGATTGAAACAGATAGAATAATTTCTGCAAACTCTATTCAAAGTAGTGATGAAAAAACTATTGATAGAGCTATAAGACCAAAAACTCTAGCAGATTATGAAGGTCAGCCTAATGTTCGTGAGCAGATGGAAATTTTTATTCAAGCTGCTAAAAGTCGTAATGATGCGCTTGATCATACACTTATATTTGGACCACCTGGGCTAGGTAAGACTACACTTTCAAATATTATAGCAAATGAGATGGGTGTTGAGCTTAAGCAAACTAGTGGCCCTGTATTAGAGAAGGCTGGTGATCTGGCAGCTTTACTTACAAATTTAGAAGAAAACGATGTTTTATTTATAGATGAGATTCATCGTTTAAGCCCAGTGATAGAAGAAATCTTATATCCAGCAATGGAAGATTATCAACTTGATATTATGATAGGTGAGGGTCCTGCTGCTAGATCTATCAAAATTGATTTACCTGCATTTACTTTAGTCGGCGCTACAACAAGAGCTGGGCTTTTGACTTCGCCACTTAGAGATAGGTTCGGCATTATTCAACGCTTGGAGTTTTATTCTATAGATGATCTGTCAAAAATCGTTTATCGTTCAGCTAAGCTTTTAGATTTAGATATTACAGAAGATGGTGCCAGAGAAATTGCAAAACGTTCACGTGGTACGCCAAGAATAGCAAATAGATTATTACGACGAGTAAGAGATTATGCTCAAGTAAAAGCCTCTGGTAAAATAACTTTAGAAATAGCTGATAAAGCTTTAACTATGTTAAAAGTTGATCCAGTAGGTTTTGATCACATGGATCATAAATATTTACTTACACTAATGGAAAAATTTGGAGGAGGACCTGTAGGTTTAGATACTATGGCAGCTGCTTTAAGTGAAGAAAAAGGAACTATAGAAGATGTTATAGAACCATATTTAATTCAACAAGGTTATATAATGAGAACAGCTAGAGGTAGGATAGCAACACTTTTAGCTTATAATCACTTTAAATTAAAAATACCAGATAACTTAAACTCACAACAGCAACCTGATTTATCTATCTAA
- a CDS encoding CBS domain-containing protein — MDLKEFKIIELSHFETKAISYFNDEASKLLYLDSPAISVFRDFKEHKALTVSGDASLQEVKQKLFDHHKDFILVINSDNQVTGTIGLHYLESTALQKTAQETGAKITELAADDIKLRISEVNTIPYSLIKDTKIGHILNTLINSSYHHIVVYEEDTKGEKSIRGYFSFSHIRRKLGLEVYHAYQKDGVANISKGI; from the coding sequence GTGGATCTAAAGGAATTTAAAATTATTGAATTATCTCATTTTGAAACAAAAGCTATCAGCTATTTTAATGATGAAGCTAGCAAACTACTATATTTAGACAGTCCTGCTATAAGTGTGTTTAGAGACTTTAAAGAACACAAAGCCCTAACTGTATCAGGAGATGCATCTTTACAAGAAGTAAAACAAAAACTTTTTGACCACCATAAGGATTTTATATTGGTTATAAACTCTGATAACCAAGTAACTGGAACTATTGGTCTTCATTATCTTGAAAGTACAGCTTTACAAAAAACAGCTCAAGAAACAGGTGCAAAAATAACAGAATTAGCCGCAGATGATATAAAACTTCGTATATCTGAAGTAAATACTATTCCTTACTCACTTATAAAAGACACAAAAATAGGGCATATCCTAAATACTTTGATTAACTCTAGCTACCATCACATAGTTGTATACGAGGAAGACACAAAAGGTGAGAAATCTATTCGTGGATATTTTTCTTTTAGTCATATCAGAAGGAAACTTGGATTAGAAGTTTATCATGCATACCAAAAAGACGGCGTGGCGAATATTTCTAAAGGCATCTAA
- the guaA gene encoding glutamine-hydrolyzing GMP synthase: protein MTDIHKHKILILDFGSQYTQLIARRVREAGVFCEIFPHDIDAEFIKPYGAKGIILSGGPESVYDSDAKASNIVFELGIPVLGICYGMQTMVMQHGGEVKGADQSEFGKAIINILNSNNNIFSNLNNEQLVWMSHSDKVTNTGEHFEIIASSINAPVAAIAHKSKPFYGVQFHPETTHTENGKQIIENFVVNICKCDKLWNIENIIENDIAQIKEKVGSDKVILGLSGGVDSSVVAAILHKAIGNQLTCIFVDTGLLRLNEGDQVMKVFADNMDINVIRINAKDRFLNELKGVSDPEQKRKIIGKLFVDIFDEEATKIENAKWLAQGTIYSDVIESAGNNKSKAHIIKSHHNVGGLPKEMKLKLLEPLRELFKDEVRKLGLGLGLPYEMLYRHPFPGPGLGVRILGEVKKEYVEILQKADAIFTVELYNHGLYHDISQAFGVFLPIKSVGVVGDQRRYEYIIALRAVVSIDFMTATWANLPYDFLSLVSNRIVNEVKQVSRVVYDVTGKPPGTIEWE, encoded by the coding sequence ATGACAGATATACATAAACATAAAATTCTTATTTTAGATTTTGGTTCTCAATATACTCAACTTATCGCTCGTAGAGTTAGAGAAGCAGGGGTTTTCTGTGAAATTTTTCCTCATGATATAGATGCTGAGTTTATTAAACCGTATGGCGCTAAGGGTATTATCTTATCTGGAGGCCCAGAGTCAGTATATGATTCTGATGCTAAAGCTTCAAATATAGTTTTTGAGTTAGGAATTCCTGTCCTTGGGATATGCTATGGTATGCAAACTATGGTTATGCAACATGGTGGCGAAGTCAAAGGAGCAGATCAAAGTGAGTTTGGAAAAGCTATTATAAATATTTTAAACTCCAATAATAATATCTTTTCTAACTTAAATAATGAACAATTAGTTTGGATGAGCCATAGTGATAAAGTCACTAATACAGGCGAGCATTTTGAGATTATTGCCTCATCTATTAATGCTCCAGTAGCTGCGATCGCACATAAATCAAAGCCTTTTTATGGGGTGCAATTTCATCCTGAGACCACACACACAGAAAATGGAAAACAAATAATAGAAAATTTTGTAGTTAATATCTGTAAGTGTGACAAACTTTGGAACATTGAAAATATTATCGAAAATGATATTGCACAAATTAAAGAAAAAGTTGGTTCTGATAAGGTAATATTAGGTTTATCTGGTGGAGTTGATTCATCAGTAGTTGCAGCAATACTTCATAAAGCTATTGGCAATCAACTTACATGTATATTTGTAGATACTGGATTGCTTCGTTTAAATGAGGGTGACCAGGTAATGAAAGTGTTTGCTGATAACATGGATATTAACGTTATCCGTATTAATGCAAAAGACAGATTTCTAAATGAGCTTAAAGGAGTTTCTGATCCAGAGCAAAAACGTAAGATTATAGGTAAGCTTTTTGTTGATATTTTTGATGAAGAAGCTACAAAGATTGAAAACGCTAAATGGCTTGCACAAGGCACAATTTATAGTGATGTTATCGAATCAGCTGGGAATAATAAATCTAAAGCTCATATTATTAAATCTCATCATAATGTCGGTGGCTTGCCTAAAGAAATGAAATTAAAGCTTTTGGAGCCTTTAAGAGAACTTTTTAAGGATGAGGTTCGTAAGCTAGGTTTAGGTTTAGGATTACCTTATGAGATGTTATACAGACATCCTTTTCCTGGTCCAGGTTTAGGAGTACGTATATTAGGTGAAGTTAAAAAAGAATATGTAGAGATTTTGCAAAAAGCAGATGCTATATTTACAGTAGAACTATATAATCATGGTTTATATCATGATATCTCCCAAGCTTTTGGGGTGTTTTTGCCTATTAAGTCAGTAGGAGTTGTTGGAGACCAACGAAGGTACGAGTATATTATAGCTCTAAGAGCTGTTGTGAGTATTGATTTTATGACTGCCACATGGGCAAACTTACCATATGATTTTTTATCATTAGTTTCTAACAGAATAGTAAATGAAGTAAAGCAAGTATCTCGTGTAGTATATGATGTTACGGGTAAACCACCCGGAACAATAGAGTGGGAATAA
- a CDS encoding FYVE zinc finger domain-containing protein, producing the protein MNCLNCGKYLAINSKFCHTCKIELPKIDKQHQNWIKDSKAPECQLCGVRFTFTNRHHHCRNCGANVCNSCSSNRIFLPARENKQSRVCKNCYPEIAKIQTKIQNLVKNIYKGFCCITSPPQGEFPGLMYYDKIKNAIVLKPSDKDLYSDKERYELLYGYRKEGSYYVYDILGRKLYRKTSDIVTYDFDMFQGKAVKKQPNSTKIKKGTLLEVDNTNLYLAKDRKAAYAWSQYADNLNLKKTFNTLEVNNSCKLIDDFILENEYQNFSFKHIIDVSGTDDIHVSSEVITYKLLNEFELKEEIENLKAQTLKCDHLQKQRVVDNNFKQKFICLECGLGV; encoded by the coding sequence ATGAATTGCCTAAATTGTGGTAAGTATCTTGCTATAAATAGCAAATTTTGTCATACATGTAAGATAGAATTGCCTAAAATAGATAAACAACATCAAAACTGGATTAAAGATAGTAAAGCCCCTGAATGCCAACTGTGTGGAGTAAGATTTACTTTCACCAATAGACACCATCACTGTAGAAACTGTGGTGCTAATGTATGTAATAGCTGTTCATCTAATCGTATATTTCTTCCAGCAAGAGAAAATAAGCAAAGTAGAGTCTGTAAAAATTGTTATCCAGAAATTGCAAAAATACAGACAAAAATCCAAAATCTAGTAAAAAATATTTATAAAGGGTTTTGTTGTATAACTAGTCCTCCACAAGGTGAATTTCCAGGGTTAATGTACTATGATAAAATAAAAAACGCGATAGTACTTAAACCTTCAGATAAAGACTTGTATTCTGATAAAGAGCGATATGAATTACTATATGGATATAGAAAAGAAGGTTCTTATTACGTGTATGATATTTTAGGAAGGAAACTTTATAGAAAAACATCAGACATTGTCACATATGATTTTGATATGTTCCAAGGTAAAGCAGTAAAAAAACAGCCTAATTCCACAAAAATTAAAAAAGGAACACTACTTGAAGTAGATAATACAAATTTATATCTTGCGAAAGATCGTAAAGCTGCATACGCTTGGAGCCAATATGCAGATAATCTCAATTTAAAGAAGACGTTTAATACACTTGAAGTCAACAATAGCTGTAAACTAATTGATGATTTCATTTTAGAAAATGAATATCAAAACTTCTCATTTAAACACATCATTGATGTATCAGGTACTGATGATATACACGTATCATCAGAAGTAATAACATATAAATTACTAAATGAATTCGAATTAAAAGAAGAAATAGAAAATCTTAAAGCACAAACTTTAAAGTGCGATCATCTCCAAAAGCAAAGAGTAGTAGATAACAATTTCAAACAAAAATTCATATGCTTAGAATGTGGCCTGGGTGTTTAA
- a CDS encoding TSUP family transporter, giving the protein MIKSCFFSLAIIFFIVLLAGLISVTGGNGLIIMPSLLMFGYDIKEIMLLVRASAVVFVFYNVVGMIADKNKISFKKQDLIITITTCASVLLSITFLSSLDNITLLFLISLILIGLFFLVIFKTKLERFSTFFIVILPIFSGICCSVIGGAGLIINILYLLLGVDHVTAVQKRLVPSLIVQTFAFLVFLNQGIQINYSLMIVIIIATAISGYLSMRIFLNLNPITSKILFYSSFVFAISNLLKSAIEGILDNYGLAWTDIFYVMFDWLKTY; this is encoded by the coding sequence GTGATAAAATCATGTTTTTTTAGTTTAGCTATAATATTTTTTATCGTTTTATTAGCTGGGTTAATCTCTGTTACTGGCGGTAATGGATTAATTATAATGCCTTCTTTACTTATGTTTGGTTATGATATTAAAGAAATAATGCTATTAGTAAGAGCAAGTGCAGTTGTATTTGTCTTTTATAATGTCGTTGGGATGATAGCAGATAAAAATAAAATATCATTTAAAAAACAAGACTTAATAATAACTATAACAACTTGTGCAAGTGTTTTACTCAGTATTACTTTTTTATCAAGTTTAGATAATATCACTTTACTTTTTTTAATAAGTTTAATCCTTATAGGACTTTTCTTTTTGGTAATTTTTAAAACTAAGTTGGAGAGGTTTTCAACTTTTTTTATAGTAATATTACCTATTTTTTCGGGAATTTGCTGCAGTGTAATAGGTGGTGCTGGCCTAATAATAAATATATTGTATTTATTATTAGGTGTAGATCATGTTACAGCTGTTCAAAAAAGGTTAGTTCCATCCTTAATAGTTCAGACATTTGCATTCTTAGTATTTTTAAACCAAGGTATACAAATTAACTATAGTTTAATGATTGTAATAATAATAGCTACAGCAATTTCTGGTTATTTAAGTATGAGGATATTTCTAAATTTAAATCCAATAACTAGTAAAATATTATTCTACAGTAGCTTTGTCTTTGCAATTAGTAATTTATTAAAAAGTGCTATAGAAGGGATACTCGACAACTATGGACTAGCTTGGACAGACATTTTTTATGTTATGTTTGATTGGTTGAAAACTTATTAG
- the dxs gene encoding 1-deoxy-D-xylulose-5-phosphate synthase — MSKYNLLDKINTPADLKLLSENQLKDLSSELRNFLIDTLDVSGGHFASSLGAAELTVALHYIYNAPYDNIVWDVGHQTYIHKILTGRKNQLVTIKKDGGISGFPKRSESEYDTFGVGHSSTSISAALGMAIADRLKNKLSKTVAIIGDGAITGGMAFEALNHAGGIKEDILVVLNDNEMSISDNVGGLSAHFSRIISGEFYNSIREKGKEVLKNIPPMFELVKKIETQTKGMFVPANFFEDLGFYYVGPIDGHDIHELVKTLKVLNNHKGPKLLHVVTKKGKGYTKAESDPIKFHHVAPSFHTGDSITKISKPTFSNIFGSWICQKAAKDNRLVGITPAMKEGSDLIRFSQQYPDRYFDVAIAEQHAVTFAAGLACQGLKPVVAIYSTFLQRAYDQVIHDVALQNLDVLYAVDRAGLVGADGATHDGSFDLSFMRCIPNHIIMTPSDENEAYHMLELGYQYTGPAMVRYPRGAGVGAEITENLELEIGKAKIIKLGSKVAILNFGTLLPIAVEVANKYDATVVDMRFVKPLDEKMVTDICKAHQIVITLEENSIAGGAGSAVNEYILANDLHKDTTVRNFGLKDKFLHHGTKDLLLEDSDISSTKISEEIVRILKL; from the coding sequence ATGTCAAAATACAATTTGTTAGATAAGATAAATACACCTGCTGATCTTAAACTTCTTTCAGAAAATCAGCTTAAAGATTTATCGTCAGAATTAAGAAATTTTCTTATTGATACATTAGATGTAAGTGGGGGGCATTTTGCTAGTAGTTTAGGCGCTGCTGAGCTTACGGTTGCTTTGCATTATATTTATAACGCACCTTATGATAATATAGTTTGGGATGTTGGTCATCAGACTTATATTCATAAGATTTTAACAGGTAGAAAAAATCAATTAGTGACTATCAAAAAAGATGGTGGAATATCTGGTTTTCCAAAGCGTTCAGAGAGTGAATATGACACTTTTGGGGTAGGACACTCAAGTACATCAATTAGTGCAGCTCTTGGTATGGCTATAGCGGACAGACTTAAAAATAAACTCTCAAAAACGGTAGCAATAATCGGTGATGGCGCTATAACAGGAGGTATGGCGTTTGAAGCTTTGAATCATGCTGGAGGAATTAAAGAAGATATTTTAGTAGTTTTAAATGATAATGAAATGTCAATATCTGATAATGTAGGTGGCTTGTCCGCGCATTTTAGCAGGATAATTTCTGGAGAGTTTTATAACTCTATACGTGAAAAAGGTAAAGAAGTTTTAAAAAATATTCCACCTATGTTTGAACTAGTTAAAAAAATAGAAACCCAAACTAAAGGGATGTTTGTTCCAGCAAATTTTTTCGAAGATTTAGGGTTTTATTATGTTGGTCCGATAGATGGTCATGATATTCATGAATTAGTCAAAACTTTAAAAGTCTTAAATAACCATAAAGGTCCTAAGCTTTTACATGTGGTAACTAAAAAAGGCAAAGGATATACAAAAGCAGAGTCTGATCCTATTAAATTTCACCACGTTGCTCCAAGTTTTCATACAGGGGATAGTATCACTAAAATATCTAAACCAACTTTTTCCAATATTTTTGGTTCTTGGATATGCCAAAAAGCAGCTAAAGATAATCGTTTAGTTGGTATCACACCAGCCATGAAAGAAGGTTCTGACTTAATAAGATTTTCACAACAATATCCTGATAGATATTTCGACGTTGCCATAGCTGAACAGCATGCAGTTACTTTTGCAGCTGGCCTTGCTTGTCAAGGCTTAAAACCAGTAGTTGCTATTTACTCAACTTTTCTTCAAAGAGCATATGATCAGGTTATTCATGACGTGGCATTGCAAAATTTAGATGTTTTATATGCTGTCGATAGAGCAGGCTTAGTAGGTGCTGATGGTGCTACACATGATGGTAGTTTTGATCTTAGTTTTATGCGCTGTATACCAAATCATATAATTATGACTCCAAGCGATGAAAATGAGGCTTATCACATGTTGGAGCTTGGATATCAATATACTGGTCCTGCTATGGTTCGTTATCCACGAGGAGCTGGAGTAGGTGCTGAAATTACAGAAAATCTAGAGTTGGAAATTGGTAAGGCAAAAATTATAAAACTCGGATCAAAAGTAGCAATTTTAAATTTTGGCACCTTATTACCTATAGCTGTAGAAGTAGCAAATAAATATGATGCTACAGTTGTTGATATGCGCTTTGTTAAACCTTTAGATGAAAAAATGGTTACTGATATTTGCAAAGCTCATCAAATAGTTATAACTTTGGAAGAAAACTCTATTGCTGGTGGAGCTGGTTCTGCTGTAAATGAATATATTTTAGCCAATGATTTACATAAAGATACAACAGTTAGAAACTTTGGTTTGAAAGATAAATTCTTACATCATGGAACAAAAGACTTACTTTTAGAAGATAGTGATATTTCTAGCACAAAAATTTCTGAAGAAATAGTAAGGATACTAAAGCTTTAG
- a CDS encoding inositol oxygenase family protein, with translation MIQAVEKNTFGEFRNYTDSKFQDRVERTYKEMHTNQSLDYVQQLKNKYFKLQLGKMDVYGIFKLLENVHDESDPDNDLPQIEHAYQTAEACQNKLLKNDTELRENAMIKSLFRDHEWQSLPKEWQNFYTQKETLTNLYSHITDWSWLPLVGFIHDLGKIMTLPEYGKLPQWSTVGDTYPVACPFAKANVFSDKEFFKDSEDYNKYYTETEFYYGIYKRQCGFDKVHMSFGHDEYIYKVFEQGSDIPYEGLYILRYHSFYPWHTPQTGGLAYQELANEKDWLLLPLLKAFQKADLYSKLPELPPKEALEVKYKALLDKWVPKKKINW, from the coding sequence ATGATTCAAGCAGTAGAAAAAAATACATTTGGTGAGTTTCGCAACTATACAGATAGTAAATTTCAAGATAGAGTAGAAAGAACCTACAAAGAGATGCATACTAATCAGTCTCTAGATTATGTTCAACAACTGAAAAACAAGTATTTCAAACTTCAGTTAGGTAAGATGGATGTTTATGGGATTTTTAAATTACTAGAAAATGTCCATGATGAAAGTGATCCAGATAATGACTTACCACAAATAGAGCATGCTTATCAAACAGCAGAAGCCTGCCAAAATAAGCTTCTAAAAAATGATACTGAACTTAGAGAAAATGCTATGATTAAATCATTATTTCGTGATCATGAGTGGCAAAGCTTGCCTAAAGAATGGCAAAATTTCTATACTCAAAAAGAAACTCTAACGAATTTATATAGCCACATTACAGATTGGTCATGGTTACCACTAGTAGGTTTTATTCATGATTTAGGAAAAATTATGACATTACCTGAATATGGTAAGCTTCCACAATGGTCTACTGTTGGAGATACTTATCCTGTAGCATGTCCTTTTGCTAAGGCTAATGTATTTTCTGACAAAGAGTTTTTTAAAGATTCCGAAGACTATAATAAATACTATACAGAGACAGAGTTTTATTATGGTATTTATAAAAGGCAATGTGGTTTTGATAAAGTGCATATGAGTTTTGGACATGATGAATATATCTATAAAGTCTTTGAACAAGGTAGTGATATACCTTATGAAGGCTTATATATACTTCGTTATCATTCTTTTTATCCTTGGCATACACCACAAACAGGTGGCTTAGCCTACCAAGAGTTAGCCAATGAAAAAGACTGGTTATTATTACCTTTGCTAAAAGCTTTTCAAAAAGCTGATTTATACTCAAAACTACCAGAGCTACCTCCTAAGGAGGCTCTAGAAGTAAAGTATAAAGCTCTTTTAGATAAATGGGTCCCTAAGAAAAAAATTAACTGGTAA